From a single Tursiops truncatus isolate mTurTru1 chromosome 20, mTurTru1.mat.Y, whole genome shotgun sequence genomic region:
- the LOC117309748 gene encoding uncharacterized protein — protein MPVPERCPPPPGSPPLGLNPRPLPTSPTPLFPAAEGRAERAGCSPYLGRVAGPAPARRLGPSPGGARAGVGGTRRRQRGQAQPWSEVAGLRRGIGAQGLPLPGTRSWLRSVSRPRAGLCPRSAPFSQRGWAGACITVTSPPLRSLSGARGAPAPRTAGLEQPDTTWHFERTQVPRWPLKKQEARGQGAALFSWWPPARCGHVLSLHTAACPPSGRLCPSSASPATSLDDPKPSKDTVSAPTPSPGIWGHPEGPLKLSQDPKGTGGESGCHRRARTACTHQTWRLQQGSASQLASGWSSVPAVPAAA, from the exons ATGCCTGTACCT GAGCGGTGTCCTCCGCCCCCCGGTTCGCCACCCCTGGGCCTCAACCCTCGCCCACTCCCCACCAGCCCGACCCCACTCTTCCCGGCGGCCGAGGGGAGGGCGGAGCGAGCAGGCTGCAGCCCTTACCTGGGACGCGTCGCCGGCCCAGCTCCGGCGCGGCGTCTGGGGCCAAGTCCAGGCGGGGCGcgagctggggtgggagggactcGGCGCAGACAGCGGGGCCAGGCCCAACCCTGGTCTGAGGTGGCGGGGCTCAGGCGGGGGATCGGGGCGCAGGGCCTGCCTCTCCCCGGGACTCGGAGCTGGCTGCGCTCCGTCTCTCGCCCTCGCGCTGGCCTCTGCCCGCGCTCGGCTCCTTTCTCGCAGCGAGGGTGGGCCGGCGCCTGCATCACCGTGACATCACCTCCATTGAGGAGCTTATCGGGCGCCCGCGGCGCTCCAG CTCCTAGAACTGCCGGCTTAGAGCAGCCTGATACCACCTGGCATTTTGAGAGGACCCAGGTACCAAGGTGGCCccttaagaagcaggaagccAGGGGCCAGGGAGCAG CCCTGTTCTCCTGGTGGCCGCCAGCCCGCTGTGGTCACGTCCTCTCTCTGCACACCGCAGCCTGCCCACCTTCAGGACGGCTCTGCCCTTCATCAGCCTCGCCAGCCACCAGCCTAGATGACCCAAAGCCTTCAAAAGACACggtctctgcccccaccccttcGCCTGGGATTTGGGGGCACCCTGAGGGTCCTCTCAAACTCAGCCAGGACCCCAAGGGGACAGGGGGAGAGTCAGGGTGCCACAGGAGAGCCAGAACTGCCTGCACTCACCAGACATGGCGCCTCCAGCAGGGCAGTGCCAGCCAGCTGGCATCTGGGTGGAGTTCGGTCCCAGCTGTTCCGGCCGCTGCTTGA
- the GPRC5C gene encoding G-protein coupled receptor family C group 5 member C isoform X3 — translation MAIQEAVLICLGLPLLLLPGARAQNHAPAGCSPDLNPLYYNLCDRSGAWGIVLEAVAGAGIVTTFVLTIFLVASLPFVQDTKKRSLLGTQVFFLLGTLGLFCLVFACVVKPDFSTCASRRFLFGVLFAICFSCLVAHMLALNFLVRKNHGPRGWVVFVVALLLSLVEVIINTEWLVITLVRAGGGEGGPPANGSASWATASPCAVANVDFVMALIYVMLLLLCAFAGAWPALCGRFKRWRKHGVFVLLTTATSIAIWVVWIVMYTYGNRQHNSPTWDDPTLAITLAANAWAFVLFYVIPEVSQVTKPSPEQSYQGDLYPTRGVGYETILKEQKGQSMFVENKAFSMDEPASAKRPVSPYSGYNGQLLTSVYQPTEMTLIHKAPSEGAYDVILPRATANSQVMGSANSTLRAEDIYAAQSHQEATLPKEGSVPEK, via the exons ATGGCCATCCAGGAAGCGGTGCTGATATGCCTGGGACTGCCTCTCCTCCTACTCCCAGGGGCCCGGGCCCAGAACCACGCCCCAGCTGGCTGCAGCCCGGACCTCAACCCCCTCTATTACAACCTGTGTGACCGCTCTGGGGCTTGGGGCATCGTCTTGGAGGCAGTGGCGGGGGCGGGCATCGTCACCACTTTTGTCCTCACCATCTTCCTCGTGGCCAGCCTCCCCTTCGTGCAGGACACCAAGAAGCGGAGCCTGCTGGGGACCCAGGTGTTCTTCCTGCTGGGGACCCTGGGCCTCTTCTGCCTCGTCTTCGCCTGCGTGGTGAAGCCTGACTTCTCCACCTGCGCCTCTCGGCGCTTCCTCTTTGGGGTCCTGTTCGCCATCTGCTTCTCCTGCCTGGTGGCCCACATGTTGGCCCTCAACTTCCTGGTCCGGAAGAACCACGGGCCCCGGGGCTGGGTGGTCTTCGTCGTGGCCCTGCTGCTGAGCCTCGTGGAGGTGATCATCAACACGGAGTGGCTGGTCATCACGCTGGTGCGGGCAGGCGGCGGCGAGGGTGGCCCTCCGGCCAACGGCAGTGCCAGCTGGGCCACCGCCTCCCCCTGTGCCGTCGCCAACGTGGACTTCGTCATGGCGCTGATCTACGTcatgctgctgctgctctgcGCCTTCGCGGGGGCCTGGCCCGCCCTGTGCGGCCGCTTCAAGCGCTGGCGGAAGCACGGGGTCTTCGTGCTGCTCACCACGGCCACCTCCATCGCCATCTGGGTGGTTTGGATTGTCATGTACACCTACGGCAACCGGCAGCACAACAGCCCCACGTGGGATGACCCCACGTTGGCCATCACCCTCGCCGCCAATGCCTGGGCCTTCGTGCTCTTCTACGTCATCCCTGAGGTCTCCCAGGTGACCAAGCCCAGCCCAGAGCAGAGCTACCAGGGGGACCTGTACCCCACCCGGGGCGTGGGCTACGAGACCATCCTGAAAGAGCAGAAGGGCCAGAGCATGTTTGTGGAAAACAAGGCGTTTTCCATGGACGAGCCAGCCTCAG CTAAGAGACCAGTGTCACCGTACAGCGGGTACAACGGGCAGCTGCTGACCAGTGTGTACCAGCCCACTGAGATGACCCTGATACACAAAGCCCCG TCGGAAGGAGCTTACGACGTCATCCTCCCGCGGGCCACTGCTAACAGCCAGGTGATGGGCAGTGCCAACTCCACCCTGCGGGCCGAAGACATCTACGCAGCCCAGAGCCACCAGGAGGCCACCCTGCCGAAGGAAG
- the GPRC5C gene encoding G-protein coupled receptor family C group 5 member C isoform X1, which translates to MAIQEAVLICLGLPLLLLPGARAQNHAPAGCSPDLNPLYYNLCDRSGAWGIVLEAVAGAGIVTTFVLTIFLVASLPFVQDTKKRSLLGTQVFFLLGTLGLFCLVFACVVKPDFSTCASRRFLFGVLFAICFSCLVAHMLALNFLVRKNHGPRGWVVFVVALLLSLVEVIINTEWLVITLVRAGGGEGGPPANGSASWATASPCAVANVDFVMALIYVMLLLLCAFAGAWPALCGRFKRWRKHGVFVLLTTATSIAIWVVWIVMYTYGNRQHNSPTWDDPTLAITLAANAWAFVLFYVIPEVSQVTKPSPEQSYQGDLYPTRGVGYETILKEQKGQSMFVENKAFSMDEPASAKRPVSPYSGYNGQLLTSVYQPTEMTLIHKAPSEGAYDVILPRATANSQVMGSANSTLRAEDIYAAQSHQEATLPKEGKNSQAQSPKNNTRW; encoded by the exons ATGGCCATCCAGGAAGCGGTGCTGATATGCCTGGGACTGCCTCTCCTCCTACTCCCAGGGGCCCGGGCCCAGAACCACGCCCCAGCTGGCTGCAGCCCGGACCTCAACCCCCTCTATTACAACCTGTGTGACCGCTCTGGGGCTTGGGGCATCGTCTTGGAGGCAGTGGCGGGGGCGGGCATCGTCACCACTTTTGTCCTCACCATCTTCCTCGTGGCCAGCCTCCCCTTCGTGCAGGACACCAAGAAGCGGAGCCTGCTGGGGACCCAGGTGTTCTTCCTGCTGGGGACCCTGGGCCTCTTCTGCCTCGTCTTCGCCTGCGTGGTGAAGCCTGACTTCTCCACCTGCGCCTCTCGGCGCTTCCTCTTTGGGGTCCTGTTCGCCATCTGCTTCTCCTGCCTGGTGGCCCACATGTTGGCCCTCAACTTCCTGGTCCGGAAGAACCACGGGCCCCGGGGCTGGGTGGTCTTCGTCGTGGCCCTGCTGCTGAGCCTCGTGGAGGTGATCATCAACACGGAGTGGCTGGTCATCACGCTGGTGCGGGCAGGCGGCGGCGAGGGTGGCCCTCCGGCCAACGGCAGTGCCAGCTGGGCCACCGCCTCCCCCTGTGCCGTCGCCAACGTGGACTTCGTCATGGCGCTGATCTACGTcatgctgctgctgctctgcGCCTTCGCGGGGGCCTGGCCCGCCCTGTGCGGCCGCTTCAAGCGCTGGCGGAAGCACGGGGTCTTCGTGCTGCTCACCACGGCCACCTCCATCGCCATCTGGGTGGTTTGGATTGTCATGTACACCTACGGCAACCGGCAGCACAACAGCCCCACGTGGGATGACCCCACGTTGGCCATCACCCTCGCCGCCAATGCCTGGGCCTTCGTGCTCTTCTACGTCATCCCTGAGGTCTCCCAGGTGACCAAGCCCAGCCCAGAGCAGAGCTACCAGGGGGACCTGTACCCCACCCGGGGCGTGGGCTACGAGACCATCCTGAAAGAGCAGAAGGGCCAGAGCATGTTTGTGGAAAACAAGGCGTTTTCCATGGACGAGCCAGCCTCAG CTAAGAGACCAGTGTCACCGTACAGCGGGTACAACGGGCAGCTGCTGACCAGTGTGTACCAGCCCACTGAGATGACCCTGATACACAAAGCCCCG TCGGAAGGAGCTTACGACGTCATCCTCCCGCGGGCCACTGCTAACAGCCAGGTGATGGGCAGTGCCAACTCCACCCTGCGGGCCGAAGACATCTACGCAGCCCAGAGCCACCAGGAGGCCACCCTGCCGAAGGAAGGCAAGAACTCCCAG
- the GPRC5C gene encoding G-protein coupled receptor family C group 5 member C isoform X2, which yields MAIQEAVLICLGLPLLLLPGARAQNHAPAGCSPDLNPLYYNLCDRSGAWGIVLEAVAGAGIVTTFVLTIFLVASLPFVQDTKKRSLLGTQVFFLLGTLGLFCLVFACVVKPDFSTCASRRFLFGVLFAICFSCLVAHMLALNFLVRKNHGPRGWVVFVVALLLSLVEVIINTEWLVITLVRAGGGEGGPPANGSASWATASPCAVANVDFVMALIYVMLLLLCAFAGAWPALCGRFKRWRKHGVFVLLTTATSIAIWVVWIVMYTYGNRQHNSPTWDDPTLAITLAANAWAFVLFYVIPEVSQVTKPSPEQSYQGDLYPTRGVGYETILKEQKGQSMFVENKAFSMDEPASAKRPVSPYSGYNGQLLTSVYQPTEMTLIHKAPSEGAYDVILPRATANSQVMGSANSTLRAEDIYAAQSHQEATLPKEGKNSQVFRNPYVWD from the exons ATGGCCATCCAGGAAGCGGTGCTGATATGCCTGGGACTGCCTCTCCTCCTACTCCCAGGGGCCCGGGCCCAGAACCACGCCCCAGCTGGCTGCAGCCCGGACCTCAACCCCCTCTATTACAACCTGTGTGACCGCTCTGGGGCTTGGGGCATCGTCTTGGAGGCAGTGGCGGGGGCGGGCATCGTCACCACTTTTGTCCTCACCATCTTCCTCGTGGCCAGCCTCCCCTTCGTGCAGGACACCAAGAAGCGGAGCCTGCTGGGGACCCAGGTGTTCTTCCTGCTGGGGACCCTGGGCCTCTTCTGCCTCGTCTTCGCCTGCGTGGTGAAGCCTGACTTCTCCACCTGCGCCTCTCGGCGCTTCCTCTTTGGGGTCCTGTTCGCCATCTGCTTCTCCTGCCTGGTGGCCCACATGTTGGCCCTCAACTTCCTGGTCCGGAAGAACCACGGGCCCCGGGGCTGGGTGGTCTTCGTCGTGGCCCTGCTGCTGAGCCTCGTGGAGGTGATCATCAACACGGAGTGGCTGGTCATCACGCTGGTGCGGGCAGGCGGCGGCGAGGGTGGCCCTCCGGCCAACGGCAGTGCCAGCTGGGCCACCGCCTCCCCCTGTGCCGTCGCCAACGTGGACTTCGTCATGGCGCTGATCTACGTcatgctgctgctgctctgcGCCTTCGCGGGGGCCTGGCCCGCCCTGTGCGGCCGCTTCAAGCGCTGGCGGAAGCACGGGGTCTTCGTGCTGCTCACCACGGCCACCTCCATCGCCATCTGGGTGGTTTGGATTGTCATGTACACCTACGGCAACCGGCAGCACAACAGCCCCACGTGGGATGACCCCACGTTGGCCATCACCCTCGCCGCCAATGCCTGGGCCTTCGTGCTCTTCTACGTCATCCCTGAGGTCTCCCAGGTGACCAAGCCCAGCCCAGAGCAGAGCTACCAGGGGGACCTGTACCCCACCCGGGGCGTGGGCTACGAGACCATCCTGAAAGAGCAGAAGGGCCAGAGCATGTTTGTGGAAAACAAGGCGTTTTCCATGGACGAGCCAGCCTCAG CTAAGAGACCAGTGTCACCGTACAGCGGGTACAACGGGCAGCTGCTGACCAGTGTGTACCAGCCCACTGAGATGACCCTGATACACAAAGCCCCG TCGGAAGGAGCTTACGACGTCATCCTCCCGCGGGCCACTGCTAACAGCCAGGTGATGGGCAGTGCCAACTCCACCCTGCGGGCCGAAGACATCTACGCAGCCCAGAGCCACCAGGAGGCCACCCTGCCGAAGGAAGGCAAGAACTCCCAGGTCTTTAGAAACCCCTACGTGTGGGACTGA